In the Rhizobium sp. SSA_523 genome, GAGGTGCGGCCCGGCGAATGGGTGGTCATTTCCGGTATCGGCGGTCTCGGCCACATGGCCGTGCAATATGCCAAGGCCATGGGCATGCATGTGGTCGCAGCAGATATTTTCGATGAAAAGCTCGATCTTGCCCGCAAGCTCGGTGCCGACGTCACGGTGAACGGCCGGGATGCCGATGCGATCGAACAGGTGCAGAAGGCAACCGGAGGAGCGCATGGCGCCTTGGTCACGGCCGTCTCTCCGAAAGCCATGGAACAGGCCTATGGCTTCCTGCGCTCCAAGGGCACGATGGCGCTGGTCGGCCTGCCGCCCGGCTTCGTCTCCCTGCCGGTCTTCGAGACGGTGCTGAAACGCATCACGGTTCGCGGCTCCATCGTCGGCACCCGCCAGGATCTGGAGGAAAGCCTGATGTTTGCCGGTGAGGGCAAGGTGGCCTCGCATTTCTCCTGGGACAAGATCGAAAACATCAACGCCATCTTCCATCGCATGGAAGAGGGCAAGATCGACGGCCGCATCGTTCTCGATCTCGCCGCCTGACCGCCCGCTTTCAGCACCCTCGGCAGCCTTGGCGCTGCCGCACCCCGCACTCGGCTTGACGCCGCCCATGGCACTGCTGCCGTGGGCGGCGCTGCTTTGTCCGCTTCGTGACACAAGTTTAATCCAGGCGCCGATGAAAAATGCATTGCGATGCACCATGTTCAGGATGATGTTGCAGTGCGATAAAACCAGAGCCGGCACGGAGCCTCGACGATGCGCGATACGCGGAATGTGATTGTCTTTCAGGGTGGAGGCGCGCTCGGCGCCTATCAGGCCGGAACCTTCGAGGCTTTGCACAAGCATGGCGTGGAGCCCGAATGGCTGGCGGGAATTTCCATCGGTGCCATCAACTCCGCCATCATTGCCGGCAGCGCGCCGGATGAGCGGGTGCGCAATCTGCGTGATTTCTGGGACATGGTGTCGTCGGGCCTCGATCATGGTTTCCAGCCGCCGGACGACATGGCGCGCCGCATGCTGAAGGATTGGTCGGTTCTCACCGGCGCCTTGACCGGCATTCCCGGCTTCTTCTCGCCGCGCTTGCCGACCCCCTACCAGATGTTGCTGAACCCGGATTTCCGCATCAGTCATTACGACACCGATCCCCTGATCAAGTCGCTCGACCGGCTGGTCGATTTCGATCGCATCAATCGCGGATCCATCCGCCTCAGCCTCGGCGCCGTGAATGTGCGCACCGGCAATTTCGCCTATTTCGATACGTCCCACACGCAGCTGACAGCGCATCATGTCGCCGCCTCCGGCGCCCTGCCGCCGGGTTTTCCGCCGGTCGAGATCGACGGCGAATTCTATTGGGACGGCGGCCTCGTCTCCAATACGCCGCTGCAATATGTGCTGGCCGCCGATCACAACCAATCCGATCTGTGCATCTTCCAGGTGGATCTGTTTTCCGCCCGCGGCGCCATGCCGCGCGATATGCTGGAGGTCGACGCCCGCATCAAGGAAATCCGCTATTCCAGCCGAACCCGCATGAATACGGATGAATTTGCCCGCAAGCAGGTCTTTCGCCGCGCCGCGCGCCGGCTCTTGCAGAAACTGCCGCCCGAATTGCAGGATGACGAGGATGCGGCCTTCCTGCGCTCGGTCGGCGTGGAATATGACGTCACGCTCGTCCATCTCATTCACCGCAGCGCCGCCTATAGTTCGCATGCCATGGATGCGGAATTTTCCCGTGCCACCATCGAGGAGAACTGGAGGGCCGGTTATGACGATGTGGTGCGCACCCTGACGCACCCGAAATGGACAAGACGCGGCCGCCCCAGAAACGGCATTCAGATCTTCGACCTCGCACAGGACACTGCGCGCGATCGCGATGAAGCGGCTGACAGTGTCGAGGCTCGCCCGACACGCAAATCGGCCTGAACAACGGAGACTGTGTTATGAAACTCGACGCAAAAGTGGCGCTGATCACCGGATCTGCCAGCGGAATCGGCGCGGAAATTGCCAAGCGCTATGTGCAGGAAGGGGCAAATGTCGTAATCGCTGATCTCAGGCTGGATGCGGCGGCGGCCAAGGCGCAGGAACTGACTGCCATGGGGCCGGGCAAGGCGATCGGCGTCGAGATGGACGTCACCAGCGAGGACGCCGTCAATGCCGGTGTCGCAAAGACCGTCGAGCAGTTCGGCCGCGTCGATATCCTGGTCTCCAATGCCGGCATCCAGATCGTCCACCGCATCGAGGATTTCCCCTTTGCCGACTGGAAGAAGATGCTGGCCATCCACCTCGATGGCGCCTTCCTGACGACGAAGGCCTGCGTGCCGCACATGAAGGCACAGGGCGGCGGCGCGGTGATCTATATGGGCTCGGTCCACTCGCATGAGGCATCGCCGCTGAAATCGGCCTATGTCACGGCAAAGCATGGGCTGCTGGGCCTGGCCCGGGTTCTGGCCAAGGAGGGCGGCGAGCACAAGATCCGCGCCAATGTCATCTGCCCCGGCTTCGTCCGCACGCCGCTCGTCGACAAGCAGATCCCCGAACAGGCGGCGACCCTCGGCATTTCCGAAGATGAGGTGGTCAAGAAGGTCATGCTTGGCGAAACCGTGGATGGCGAGTTCACCACGGTGGGCGACGTGGCCGAGGTGGCGCTCTTCCTCGCCGCCTTCGAGACCAATGCCCTGACCGGCCAGTCCATCACCGTCAGCCATGGCTGGCATATGGGCTGAGACTGGGAATGGCCGGGAGAGGATCTCCTCTCCCGTCGCTTTACCAGCCGGGCATCAGTTGCGCCGTGCGCATGCGCAGGGCGGAGCGCCCATAGGCCTTCATGTCGGTATCGAGGTCGTCGGGAGCGACGGCCGGCGAAATATTGTCGAGACAGGCGGTGATGTGATCGGTGATCGCCGTCATCAGCGAGGTCGACAGGCCCGGCCGTTTCATCAGGCCGATCTGCACCGGCGGCAGCGGCGGGAAACCGTCCGACTGGCTGAGCACCTTCATGCCCGGCCGCAGCGCCGATTCCGGCAGAACCGAAACGGCCATGCCGGCCAGAACGGCAGCCGCCACCACCGTGGATGACCAGCTGGTGAACAGAACCTGATACTCGCGGCCATCGGCATCCAGCGCCGAACAGGCGAGCTGCCGCCAGTTGCAATCGCGCCGGCCCACTGCGAGCGGCACCGGCGCATCATCGCGCAAGGGATGGTTGGCAGAAGCGACCCAGCAGAGCGGTTCGGTTCTGACGACATCCGATTGCCGCGCCCGCGGATTGTGGGTCACCAGTGCAATATCCAGCTCGCCGCGCGCCATTTTCTCCGCCAGGTCCACCGAAGGTTCGCAGACGATATAGAGCTCGACATTCGGATGCGTCTTGGCGAAGCGGCCGATGATTTCCGGCATGTAGCGGTCGGCATAATCGTCCGGCGTGCCGATCCTCAGCGTACCCTCCAGGCGGTTGTCGTCGAAGGCCGCGATCGCCTCGTTGTTCAGCCGGATGATGCGCCGGGCATAGTTCAAGAGCTTCTCGCCTTCCGCCGTCAGCCGGTTGCCGCGGCCATCCTTGGCGAACAGCTGCTTGCCGACCCGCTCCTCCAGCCGCCGCATCTGCATGGAAACCGCGCTCTGGGTCTTGAACACCCGATCGGCGGCCTTGGTGAAGCTGCCTGTATCCACGATGGCAATGAAAGTCTGCAACTGGTCGATATCGAGTGGCGCTGACATGGAAGGGACCCATCAGGTTGATTGATGCATAACATTAAAAACATTCGTTAGACTGATCAACCAGGATTTTGCATACATCAAATGTCAGCAGAATCCGAAAGGGTTTCCACCGCCCAGCTGTCCCCCTTCCGGCCTGCCGGAAGGGATGCCTTTACTCGTGCCGCCAGAAAGGACTTTGTCATGAGCACGATCCACCGGATGACCACCCGCTTGCAGCCCGTCCTGCCGCCGGAAAGCCGGAGCGCGCAGACGCGCGTCGTGATCACCGCCGTGACCTTCCTGAAATCGGTGCTGCGCGCCTGGCGCAATCGCCGCGCGATGACTGTTCTCAACGAGCTCGATGACTACCAGCTTCAGGATATCGGCCTCACCCGAAGCGATGTCGATCGTGCCTTGAACCATTCGGGCCTCATGGACGATCCCTTCAAGCTCCTGCCGCCGACGGCACGCCTGCGCGGCTCGCGCTGCACGGTTCTGCCGCGCCGCAACGGATCTTTCGCAAGGCATCCGGAGAGGATCGGTCGCAGCGCGTAAGACCAGACGCTGTTCCAGGCTTCGAGCGGGATCGGTGGCGATAGCCTCGGAACCCTTCGCCATCCCGCTCAGCTGCCAGAGTTTCCCCCCGCAGGGTCACGCCAATAGCCCTGCTTTTGCCCGGCCGGTTTGCACCGTGCCGGGCCTTTTCGTTTCAAGAGGAGGGGCTTTTTCGTTTCAGGATCCGGGCTTTTGCCGGATCGGTCAGGATCCGGATGTATCGGTCGCCGCGCCGCGCCGATAGCCGTCGAAAATCGCTTCCATATTCTTCTGGTAGGCTTTCTGCACCTCGATGCCGCTGTCGAACATCGTGTTCAGCACGGCCTGGAAACCTGCAAGATCCGGGGTCGCAGCCGAGGAAGGTCTGGCGGATTGCTCGGCCGCTTCCGAGGCCTCCTGCGGATTTGCCTGTCTCCCGGCCTGATTGCCGGCCTGGTTGCCGGCCTGCTGTGCGGGCTTCTGTGAGCCTGTCGACGCAGCCTGCGGAGCGGCATCCGGTGTTCTCGCAGCCCCGCTTCCCGCGCCGGTCATGGAGGCAAAGCTTCCCGACATCATGTCCTGGAAGGCCTTGGTGAAGGGATTGTCCATGAAGGCATTGTCAAGGAACGGATTGCCGGCAGCTGCAGGCGCCGGAGCCGGCTTGCCCATGCCCCACATGCTGCGCATGGCCTGGAACATCGGATTGTCGAAGGGAATGGCGGCCGGCTGCGGCTTGGGTTTCGGCGCAAAGCCGATCGCCTGCAGCCATTGCTGCGTCATCTGGTTCATGCCCTCGGGCGTGAAGGCGTTCTGCGGCATCTGGCCTCCCATCTGGCCTCCCATCTGCCCCGTCATCTGCTTGAACAGGCCACCCATCAGGGCGTCGGCCATGGCCGGCATCATGGTCTTCAGAACCTCCTGGCCGATGCCGGTCAGTTGCGCCGCCTGCTCGGCAATCGCCCGGGAAACCTCCTTCGAGCCGAACAGGCGCTCCAGAACGGCATTGCCATCGGCCATGCCCTGCGGGGTGAAGGCCTTGCTCACATCCTCGAAATACCGCGCATAGCTGCCGCTGAACAAGCCGCTCATCAGGCTCGTGAAGTCATAGGGATTGCTCGCCGTGCGCTTGAAACCGGAGGAGAAGGCAGGCATCAGCGCGGCCATGGCCTGCGCGGCCTGTTCCTGCGCCAGATTGAACTGCTTGGCCATGGTATCCATGGCAGCACCATTCTGGGCTTTCAGCATCATGTCGAACAGGGGCAGCATCCGCATCGGCTCCTTCGGGCATCTCTTGTTGTCCCGCCACTATAGCTGGAAAAGAGCCCGACGGAACCGCTTTGTTCAAAGCCGCCGCAACTGGGGCTCAATACTGGAATTCGTCGAAAACCGGCTCGACACTGCCATTCCAGCGCCCGTTGTACAGAGCGAGCAGATCATCGGCCAGCGTGCGCTTCTTGGCGAGGATCTCATCCAGCGTCTGCAGGAAGATCGATTCATCCTGCCCATCGCCATTCAGCCGCGCCCGCGCCTTCAGCCCGGCACTGGAGATCTTGATCACCTCGCGCGAAATCTCGAGCAGGCTGCGCTCGCCGAGTTCGGCGGACAAAGCCTTGGCCGGCACCTCATTGCGCAGCGAAAGAACATCCTCATAGGTCCAGTCGCGCGTCAGATCTTCCGCCGCGGCCATGGCCGTCTCGTCATAGAGCAGACCCACCCAGAAGGCGGGAAGGGCGCAGATCCGCCGCCAGGGTCCGCCATCGGCACCGCGCATTTCCAGATAGCGCTTCAGCCGCACATCGGGAAACAGCGTGCCGAGGTGATTGGTCCAGTCGCCAAGCGTCGGCTCGTAATCCGTCACCTCGCCCTTCAGGGCACCGTTCATGAACTGGCGGAAGGTCACATGGGTGCAGTCGTGATAGCGCCCGTCGCGGACGATGAAATACAT is a window encoding:
- the adhP gene encoding alcohol dehydrogenase AdhP, producing the protein MAQMMKAAVVREFGKPLVIEEMPIPDPGPGQILVKYEATGVCHTDLHAANGDWPVKPNPPFIPGHEGVGYVAKLGAGVSRVKEGDRVGVPWLHTACGCCNPCRTGWETLCGSQQNTGYSVNGTFAQYGLADPDFCGRLPDNLEFGPAAPVLCAGVTVYKGLKETEVRPGEWVVISGIGGLGHMAVQYAKAMGMHVVAADIFDEKLDLARKLGADVTVNGRDADAIEQVQKATGGAHGALVTAVSPKAMEQAYGFLRSKGTMALVGLPPGFVSLPVFETVLKRITVRGSIVGTRQDLEESLMFAGEGKVASHFSWDKIENINAIFHRMEEGKIDGRIVLDLAA
- a CDS encoding patatin-like phospholipase family protein → MRDTRNVIVFQGGGALGAYQAGTFEALHKHGVEPEWLAGISIGAINSAIIAGSAPDERVRNLRDFWDMVSSGLDHGFQPPDDMARRMLKDWSVLTGALTGIPGFFSPRLPTPYQMLLNPDFRISHYDTDPLIKSLDRLVDFDRINRGSIRLSLGAVNVRTGNFAYFDTSHTQLTAHHVAASGALPPGFPPVEIDGEFYWDGGLVSNTPLQYVLAADHNQSDLCIFQVDLFSARGAMPRDMLEVDARIKEIRYSSRTRMNTDEFARKQVFRRAARRLLQKLPPELQDDEDAAFLRSVGVEYDVTLVHLIHRSAAYSSHAMDAEFSRATIEENWRAGYDDVVRTLTHPKWTRRGRPRNGIQIFDLAQDTARDRDEAADSVEARPTRKSA
- a CDS encoding 3-hydroxybutyrate dehydrogenase, translated to MKLDAKVALITGSASGIGAEIAKRYVQEGANVVIADLRLDAAAAKAQELTAMGPGKAIGVEMDVTSEDAVNAGVAKTVEQFGRVDILVSNAGIQIVHRIEDFPFADWKKMLAIHLDGAFLTTKACVPHMKAQGGGAVIYMGSVHSHEASPLKSAYVTAKHGLLGLARVLAKEGGEHKIRANVICPGFVRTPLVDKQIPEQAATLGISEDEVVKKVMLGETVDGEFTTVGDVAEVALFLAAFETNALTGQSITVSHGWHMG
- a CDS encoding LysR substrate-binding domain-containing protein, coding for MSAPLDIDQLQTFIAIVDTGSFTKAADRVFKTQSAVSMQMRRLEERVGKQLFAKDGRGNRLTAEGEKLLNYARRIIRLNNEAIAAFDDNRLEGTLRIGTPDDYADRYMPEIIGRFAKTHPNVELYIVCEPSVDLAEKMARGELDIALVTHNPRARQSDVVRTEPLCWVASANHPLRDDAPVPLAVGRRDCNWRQLACSALDADGREYQVLFTSWSSTVVAAAVLAGMAVSVLPESALRPGMKVLSQSDGFPPLPPVQIGLMKRPGLSTSLMTAITDHITACLDNISPAVAPDDLDTDMKAYGRSALRMRTAQLMPGW
- a CDS encoding DUF1127 domain-containing protein, whose product is MSTIHRMTTRLQPVLPPESRSAQTRVVITAVTFLKSVLRAWRNRRAMTVLNELDDYQLQDIGLTRSDVDRALNHSGLMDDPFKLLPPTARLRGSRCTVLPRRNGSFARHPERIGRSA
- a CDS encoding DUF937 domain-containing protein; translated protein: MLPLFDMMLKAQNGAAMDTMAKQFNLAQEQAAQAMAALMPAFSSGFKRTASNPYDFTSLMSGLFSGSYARYFEDVSKAFTPQGMADGNAVLERLFGSKEVSRAIAEQAAQLTGIGQEVLKTMMPAMADALMGGLFKQMTGQMGGQMGGQMPQNAFTPEGMNQMTQQWLQAIGFAPKPKPQPAAIPFDNPMFQAMRSMWGMGKPAPAPAAAGNPFLDNAFMDNPFTKAFQDMMSGSFASMTGAGSGAARTPDAAPQAASTGSQKPAQQAGNQAGNQAGRQANPQEASEAAEQSARPSSAATPDLAGFQAVLNTMFDSGIEVQKAYQKNMEAIFDGYRRGAATDTSGS